One Bacteroidota bacterium DNA segment encodes these proteins:
- the lon gene encoding endopeptidase La — protein sequence MMNIDNLSLQHIMDEDTDFIPLMTPEDEEELHNEELPEILPILPLRNTVLFPGVVIPITAGRDKSIKLIQDANSGDKTIGVVSQKDVDTENPNPEDLNRIGTVAKIIRVFKMPDGNTTVILQGKKRFEVNEFIETDPYLKAKVTAIHEQREYSEDQEFKAVVDSLKDLSVQIIKENPNIPTEATFAIKNIESIPFLINFISSNMNLDVHEKQDLLETNDLKERALKGLKHLTLELQKLELKNDIQSKVKTDIDQQQREYFLHQQMKTIQEELGGVSYEEELEEMRQKAKTKKWSEEVAEVFEKELGKLQRMNPQVAEYSVQRNYLDLLLDLPWQEYSKDDFDLKNAKKVLDKDHYGLEKVKERIIEHLAVLKIKGDMKSPIICLYGPPGVGKTSLGRSVAEALNRKYVRVSLGGLRDEAEIRGHRKTYIGAMPGRIVQSLKKAGTSNPVFVLDEIDKLSSSHSGDPSSAMLEVLDPEQNFEFYDNFLEMGYDLSNVLFIATANSLSTIQPALRDRMEIIDISGYTIEEKVEIGKRHLLPKQLKEHGLESKHLSIAKKQLEKIVEGYTRESGVRGLDKKIAKVIRKIAKHIAMEEEYNVKLDNDEIVNILGAPRLERDKYQGNDVAGVVTGLAWTSVGGDILFIESILTPGNGSLTMTGNLGKVMQESAKIALEYIKSNFEEFGINPEILKKWNVHIHVPEGATPKDGPSAGITMLTSLVSLFTQRKIKSKLAMTGEITLRGKVLPVGGIKEKILAAKRANIKELILCEDNRKDIDEIEERYVKGLIFHYVSDMKDVIDVAVTKQKVKNPKNLLPKAEIKK from the coding sequence ATGATGAATATAGATAATCTTTCATTGCAACATATAATGGATGAGGATACGGATTTTATTCCGTTAATGACCCCTGAAGATGAAGAGGAGTTGCACAATGAGGAGTTACCGGAGATTCTTCCGATATTACCTTTAAGGAATACGGTTCTTTTTCCCGGGGTTGTAATTCCAATCACCGCCGGACGTGATAAATCGATAAAACTGATTCAGGACGCTAATAGCGGGGATAAAACTATTGGGGTTGTATCCCAGAAGGATGTTGATACTGAAAATCCCAATCCCGAAGATTTAAACAGAATAGGAACAGTAGCTAAGATTATCAGAGTTTTCAAGATGCCTGATGGTAATACTACTGTAATTTTACAAGGGAAAAAGCGTTTCGAAGTAAATGAGTTTATTGAAACTGACCCTTATTTAAAGGCTAAAGTGACAGCTATTCACGAGCAGAGAGAGTACTCTGAAGATCAGGAATTTAAAGCCGTAGTTGATTCTCTGAAAGATTTATCTGTACAGATAATAAAAGAAAATCCAAATATCCCAACAGAGGCGACTTTTGCTATTAAGAATATTGAAAGTATTCCATTTTTGATAAACTTTATTTCATCGAACATGAATCTCGATGTTCATGAGAAGCAAGATTTATTGGAAACAAACGATTTGAAGGAGAGAGCGTTAAAAGGCTTAAAGCATTTAACTCTGGAACTTCAAAAATTAGAGTTGAAGAACGATATTCAGTCTAAGGTTAAAACAGATATAGATCAGCAACAACGCGAATATTTTCTTCATCAGCAAATGAAAACTATCCAGGAAGAGCTTGGAGGTGTTTCGTATGAGGAAGAATTAGAAGAAATGCGTCAAAAGGCCAAAACTAAAAAATGGTCGGAAGAAGTTGCTGAGGTTTTTGAAAAAGAGCTTGGAAAGTTACAGAGGATGAACCCTCAGGTTGCAGAATATTCTGTTCAAAGAAATTACCTGGATCTTCTTTTAGATTTGCCTTGGCAGGAATATTCGAAGGATGATTTTGATCTAAAAAATGCAAAAAAAGTTCTTGATAAAGACCATTATGGTTTAGAGAAAGTAAAAGAACGTATTATTGAGCATCTTGCTGTTCTAAAGATAAAAGGTGATATGAAATCGCCTATAATTTGTCTTTACGGACCTCCGGGAGTTGGTAAAACATCATTGGGGCGTTCAGTAGCTGAAGCGCTAAACCGTAAGTATGTAAGAGTGTCTTTAGGCGGACTTAGAGATGAAGCAGAGATCAGAGGGCACAGAAAAACATATATTGGTGCAATGCCGGGGCGTATTGTTCAATCTCTAAAAAAGGCGGGGACTTCAAATCCTGTATTTGTTTTAGATGAAATAGATAAATTATCATCAAGTCATAGTGGTGATCCTTCATCGGCTATGTTGGAGGTATTGGATCCGGAACAAAACTTTGAGTTTTATGACAATTTCCTGGAGATGGGTTACGATTTGTCTAATGTACTTTTCATTGCTACTGCAAACAGTTTGAGTACAATTCAGCCGGCTTTACGCGATCGTATGGAGATAATCGATATTTCCGGTTATACAATTGAGGAGAAAGTTGAGATAGGAAAGCGTCATTTGCTTCCAAAACAATTGAAAGAACATGGATTGGAAAGTAAACACCTTTCAATTGCTAAGAAGCAACTTGAGAAAATCGTAGAAGGATATACCAGAGAATCAGGAGTAAGGGGCTTAGATAAAAAAATAGCTAAAGTTATTAGAAAAATAGCTAAGCACATTGCTATGGAAGAGGAGTACAATGTGAAGCTTGATAATGATGAAATAGTGAATATTCTTGGTGCTCCACGTTTGGAAAGAGATAAATATCAGGGCAATGATGTGGCAGGAGTAGTTACAGGCTTGGCATGGACTTCTGTAGGCGGAGATATATTGTTTATAGAATCGATATTAACTCCGGGTAATGGAAGTTTAACAATGACTGGTAACCTGGGTAAGGTTATGCAGGAATCTGCTAAGATTGCTTTAGAATATATTAAATCAAATTTCGAGGAGTTTGGTATTAATCCTGAAATATTGAAAAAATGGAATGTTCATATTCACGTTCCTGAGGGAGCTACTCCAAAAGATGGCCCTTCTGCCGGAATTACAATGCTCACTTCGTTAGTTTCATTATTTACTCAGCGTAAGATAAAGTCGAAACTTGCTATGACGGGAGAAATTACTTTACGAGGAAAAGTACTTCCTGTTGGTGGAATAAAAGAAAAAATCCTGGCTGCCAAAAGAGCAAACATCAAAGAATTAATACTTTGTGAGGATAATAGAAAGGATATTGATGAAATTGAAGAAAGATATGTGAAAGGATTAATATTTCATTATGTTTCTGATATGAAGGATGTTATTGATGTAGCGG
- a CDS encoding ATP-binding cassette domain-containing protein, whose amino-acid sequence MLTVSNLSVQFGKRVLFDHVNIKFTQGNCYGVIGANGSGKSTFLKILAGDIDPTSGHVSLEKGKRMSVLQQDHFAFDEHPVLETVLMGNKIMYDLKAKMDAIYMKEDFSEEDGIKAGELGVDYEEMGGWNAESDAGSLLSSVGITSDDHYTLMKDMTGTAKIRVLLAQALFGNPDVLILDEPTNHLDVETITWLENFLADYENTVIVVSHDRHFLDAVSTNIVDIDFAKLNLFTGNYTFWYESSQLASRQRAQQDKKTEDKRKELQSFIERFSANASKSKQATSRKKLLEKLNVDDIKPSSRRYPAIIFNQEREAGDQILNINNLSKTIEGVTLFKNVDINLGRGEKVAVISKNPLAMTAFYQIINGELEADSGEYKWGVTTTNTYLPNDNSEFFTNNDDSLVDWLRQFAQTKEEKEEVYVRGFLGKMLFSGEEALKSVKVLSGGEKVRCMLSRMMLLRGNVLCLDEPTNHLDLESITAFNNSLMKFTGTILFSTHDHQFKETVANRVIELTPNGIIDRHMTYDHYLQDPKVKELRKSMYK is encoded by the coding sequence ATGTTAACAGTATCAAACTTATCTGTTCAATTCGGAAAAAGAGTTTTGTTCGACCACGTAAATATCAAATTTACCCAAGGCAATTGTTATGGTGTAATTGGTGCAAACGGTTCTGGTAAATCTACTTTTCTTAAAATTCTAGCTGGAGATATTGACCCTACCAGTGGACATGTTTCTCTTGAAAAAGGAAAACGTATGTCTGTTCTGCAACAGGATCACTTCGCTTTTGACGAACATCCCGTTCTTGAAACTGTACTTATGGGCAATAAGATAATGTACGATCTTAAAGCTAAGATGGATGCTATTTACATGAAAGAAGATTTCTCTGAGGAAGATGGTATAAAAGCCGGAGAACTTGGAGTAGATTACGAAGAAATGGGCGGATGGAATGCCGAAAGTGATGCAGGATCTCTTCTTTCTTCTGTTGGTATTACCAGTGATGACCATTACACATTAATGAAAGATATGACCGGTACTGCTAAAATTCGAGTATTACTTGCACAGGCACTTTTTGGTAATCCTGATGTACTAATCCTCGATGAGCCTACCAACCACCTTGATGTGGAAACAATCACCTGGTTAGAAAACTTCTTGGCAGATTATGAAAACACCGTAATTGTTGTATCTCACGACAGACACTTTTTGGATGCAGTAAGTACTAATATTGTAGATATTGATTTTGCAAAATTAAACTTGTTTACCGGTAACTACACCTTCTGGTACGAGTCTAGTCAATTAGCATCAAGGCAAAGAGCACAACAGGATAAGAAAACAGAAGATAAACGTAAAGAACTACAATCATTTATAGAACGTTTCTCTGCAAATGCTTCAAAATCTAAACAAGCCACTTCTCGTAAAAAACTTTTAGAGAAACTTAATGTTGATGATATCAAGCCTTCGAGTCGTAGATATCCTGCAATTATTTTCAATCAGGAAAGAGAAGCCGGAGACCAGATTTTAAATATTAATAATCTTTCTAAAACAATTGAAGGAGTTACTCTTTTCAAAAATGTTGATATAAACCTTGGCAGAGGTGAAAAAGTTGCAGTTATCTCTAAAAACCCTCTTGCCATGACGGCTTTCTATCAAATTATTAATGGAGAGTTAGAAGCCGATAGTGGAGAGTACAAATGGGGTGTAACAACAACCAATACCTACCTGCCAAATGACAATAGCGAATTCTTTACAAATAATGATGATTCGCTTGTAGATTGGTTACGTCAGTTTGCTCAAACTAAAGAAGAAAAAGAAGAAGTTTATGTTCGTGGATTCCTGGGTAAAATGCTTTTCTCCGGAGAAGAAGCCCTTAAAAGTGTAAAAGTACTTTCGGGAGGAGAAAAAGTACGTTGTATGTTATCGAGAATGATGCTACTAAGAGGAAATGTTCTTTGTCTTGACGAACCGACAAACCACTTGGATTTGGAATCAATTACCGCTTTCAACAACTCCCTGATGAAGTTTACCGGTACTATATTATTTTCAACCCACGATCACCAGTTTAAAGAAACTGTTGCCAATAGAGTTATAGAACTTACTCCTAATGGAATTATTGACCGTCATATGACATACGATCACTATCTACAGGATCCAAAGGTTAAGGAACTTAGAAAAAGTATGTATAAATAG